One window of Psychrobacillus sp. FSL H8-0483 genomic DNA carries:
- a CDS encoding AMP-binding protein — protein sequence MYTEQSWIYKRAALSPTKIALIDSNSGDQWSYQTLTDHISKWGHYFQQQNYVKGERVVVLSQNRIELFAILFACGLKGLLYVPLNYRLSTSELAQILEDCKPILIIHDEEHQQLSDNFQHVKRLLYSSVLDVQAFAPPTNTNWLSTDAWFIIYTGGTTGNPKGVVLSFDAVNWNAINTIVSWGLNDSDCTLNYMPMFHTGGLNALCIPILMAGGTVVLGSRFHAEEASKALNTYKTTLSLFVPTMYQAMLDTEYIKTATFPTVKAFLSGGAPCPHTIYQRFEEKGILFKEGYGLTEAGPNNFFIDPLVAQRKKGAVGKCMQFNEIKIMNDFGEICTTNEVGELYIFGKHVFTKYWNNEEETSKAFVDGWLKTGDLAKFDEDGDYYIVGRQKEMIISGGENVYPQEVEQCLVLHPNVHEAAVIGVEDEKWGESVTAFVSSKVACEMDEIELLNFCKQVLGSYKVPKKIYILEELPRTAVGKIDKKRLHELAIV from the coding sequence TTGTATACAGAACAATCCTGGATTTATAAACGAGCAGCACTGTCTCCAACAAAAATTGCTTTAATAGATAGTAATTCAGGGGATCAATGGAGCTATCAAACGTTAACTGATCATATTTCTAAATGGGGTCATTATTTTCAACAGCAAAATTACGTTAAAGGCGAGCGGGTAGTTGTTCTATCGCAAAATAGAATAGAGCTATTTGCCATTTTATTCGCGTGCGGCTTAAAAGGTCTTTTGTACGTACCTCTGAATTATCGTTTGAGTACATCGGAATTAGCTCAAATTTTGGAAGACTGTAAACCAATACTCATCATTCACGACGAAGAACATCAGCAATTAAGTGATAACTTTCAACATGTAAAACGATTACTTTATTCAAGTGTTCTAGATGTTCAAGCATTTGCTCCTCCTACTAATACAAATTGGCTCTCGACAGATGCTTGGTTCATTATCTATACAGGGGGAACCACAGGAAATCCTAAAGGGGTAGTCCTTTCTTTTGATGCTGTAAACTGGAATGCCATAAATACGATTGTAAGTTGGGGACTGAATGATTCCGATTGTACATTAAATTATATGCCTATGTTTCATACAGGAGGATTAAATGCACTTTGTATCCCCATTTTAATGGCAGGTGGAACAGTTGTACTAGGAAGTCGTTTTCATGCAGAAGAGGCGTCGAAAGCTTTGAATACATATAAAACAACTTTGTCCCTCTTTGTACCAACTATGTATCAAGCGATGCTTGATACAGAATATATTAAGACAGCTACATTCCCAACTGTAAAAGCCTTTTTATCTGGTGGTGCACCTTGTCCGCACACGATTTATCAAAGGTTTGAAGAAAAGGGTATTTTATTTAAAGAAGGATATGGACTTACAGAAGCAGGCCCAAACAATTTCTTTATTGATCCACTAGTTGCTCAGAGGAAAAAAGGAGCAGTAGGGAAGTGTATGCAATTTAATGAGATAAAAATTATGAACGACTTTGGGGAAATATGTACAACAAACGAAGTAGGAGAGCTTTATATATTTGGGAAACATGTATTTACAAAGTATTGGAACAATGAAGAGGAGACAAGCAAGGCGTTCGTGGATGGCTGGCTAAAAACGGGCGATCTCGCAAAGTTCGATGAAGACGGAGATTATTATATTGTTGGACGACAAAAAGAGATGATTATTTCAGGTGGAGAAAACGTGTATCCTCAGGAAGTGGAGCAATGTTTAGTATTGCATCCTAACGTTCATGAAGCAGCCGTAATTGGTGTGGAAGATGAAAAATGGGGAGAATCTGTGACTGCGTTCGTCTCTAGTAAGGTAGCTTGTGAAATGGACGAAATCGAGCTATTAAATTTTTGTAAACAGGTACTTGGTAGCTATAAAGTACCGAAGAAGATATATATTCTAGAAGAACTTCCTCGGACTGCTGTTGGCAAAATTGATAAGAAGAGACTGCACGAACTAGCTATAGTATAG
- the fabG gene encoding 3-oxoacyl-ACP reductase FabG, with protein MRLKDKVAIITGAANGIGLAAALRFAEEGAKVVLADYDVATGALQEKELTDKGFIVKFIQVDVANRTSVDALVQQTLDQFGQIHILVNNAGITRDAMLTKMSAEDFSRVLDVNLTGVFNCTQAVVPYLIEQGYGKIINTSSVSGVYGNVGQTNYAASKAAVVGMTKTWAKELGRKNINVNAVSPGFTKTSMVAKMPEKIIDQMKSVIGLQRLAEPKDIANAYLFLASDESSYVHGHVLQVDGGIMM; from the coding sequence ATGAGATTAAAAGATAAAGTCGCCATTATCACAGGAGCTGCAAACGGAATTGGTTTGGCTGCAGCTCTACGTTTTGCGGAAGAAGGCGCTAAAGTCGTATTAGCGGATTACGATGTAGCGACAGGTGCATTACAAGAGAAAGAACTAACAGATAAGGGTTTCATAGTGAAATTTATTCAAGTAGATGTGGCAAACCGAACAAGTGTCGATGCACTTGTTCAGCAAACACTAGATCAGTTTGGACAGATTCATATATTAGTAAACAATGCTGGAATTACACGAGATGCCATGCTAACAAAAATGTCAGCAGAAGACTTCTCTCGTGTGTTAGATGTTAATTTAACGGGTGTTTTTAATTGCACACAAGCTGTAGTCCCTTATTTAATTGAACAGGGTTATGGCAAGATTATCAACACATCTTCCGTAAGTGGTGTATATGGAAACGTTGGTCAAACAAATTATGCTGCCTCAAAAGCAGCGGTTGTTGGAATGACGAAAACATGGGCAAAAGAGTTAGGACGAAAAAACATTAATGTAAACGCTGTATCGCCTGGCTTTACGAAAACATCTATGGTAGCTAAAATGCCGGAAAAAATCATTGATCAAATGAAATCTGTTATCGGTTTGCAACGACTTGCAGAACCAAAAGATATAGCGAATGCTTACTTATTTTTAGCATCTGATGAATCTAGCTATGTACATGGTCATGTACTACAAGTGGATGGCGGGATCATGATGTAA
- a CDS encoding alpha/beta hydrolase: MTLQKVLLSNGESIAYRERPGGEQVIVLVHGNMTSSKHWDVLIDAIDPVYTIYAIDLRGFGESSYHTRIQGIKDFSDDLKEFVDQLSLKNFHLIGWSTGGAICMQFVADYPTYCERLILLASASTRGYPFFGANADGTPDFNHRLQTVMEIESDPSKTLAIQGLYDTRNREGLKAVWNVAIYSHNQPCEAHYDAYVDDMLTQRNLADVYHALNTFNISAEHNGVSDGTNQAKDIAPPVLILRGDRDYVVTEQMTQEIVADLGNVATYIPLVNCGHSPLIDDLEQLTDRIETFLTSSSISHPLL, from the coding sequence ATGACGTTACAAAAAGTTTTATTATCAAATGGAGAATCAATCGCTTATCGAGAACGTCCAGGTGGGGAGCAAGTAATTGTGTTAGTACACGGGAATATGACTTCGTCTAAGCATTGGGATGTATTAATCGATGCAATTGATCCCGTGTATACAATTTATGCAATCGATTTAAGAGGTTTCGGTGAATCATCTTATCATACACGCATACAAGGAATAAAAGATTTCTCCGATGATTTAAAGGAATTTGTTGATCAATTGTCCTTAAAAAACTTTCATTTAATCGGGTGGTCAACAGGTGGCGCTATTTGTATGCAGTTTGTAGCCGATTATCCTACTTATTGCGAAAGGCTTATCCTACTAGCATCTGCTTCCACTAGAGGGTACCCGTTTTTCGGTGCAAATGCAGATGGAACCCCAGACTTTAACCATCGATTACAAACAGTAATGGAAATTGAATCTGATCCTTCTAAAACACTTGCTATACAGGGACTATATGATACAAGGAATAGAGAAGGACTAAAGGCAGTTTGGAATGTCGCTATTTATTCGCATAATCAACCATGTGAAGCGCATTATGACGCCTATGTAGATGACATGTTAACGCAACGAAATCTAGCAGATGTGTATCATGCTTTAAACACGTTTAATATAAGTGCAGAGCATAATGGAGTATCTGATGGAACAAATCAGGCAAAAGACATTGCGCCACCTGTTCTAATATTAAGGGGTGACCGGGACTATGTTGTCACAGAACAGATGACTCAAGAAATCGTTGCAGATTTAGGAAATGTTGCGACGTATATACCATTAGTCAATTGTGGACATTCTCCATTAATCGATGATTTGGAGCAGTTAACGGATCGAATTGAAACGTTTCTAACCTCATCTAGTATAAGTCACCCACTTCTATAA
- a CDS encoding 3-oxoacyl-ACP synthase — protein MTIGIVSTGVYIPEHIMTAEEIANLSNLPLEVVKTKMGITQKPIPGPDDHTVAMGIRAAEKALQKGNIDPKTIDLIIYIGEEHKEYPLWTAAIKMQEELGAYHAWGFDVALRCGTTIMAMKVAKSMMESDSSINTVLLAGGYRNSDFIDYTNERTRFMFNLGAGGAAMILKKDHPENIVLEFDILTDGSFSEDVVVPVGGTKEPLTSEHLEKGLYRLDVLDPEGMKTRLEQKSMQNFINVIRNALMKSGYTEKEIDYLAILHMKKSAHDFVLHELGLTEEQSIYLSDYGHIGQMDQIISLELAQENGKLKDGDLTILVSAGIGYAWGAVAIQWGKQKGSVGI, from the coding sequence ATGACGATTGGGATAGTTAGTACTGGAGTTTATATCCCCGAACACATAATGACTGCGGAGGAAATAGCGAATCTCTCCAACTTACCACTGGAGGTTGTTAAAACGAAGATGGGGATTACCCAAAAACCTATTCCTGGACCAGATGATCATACCGTTGCAATGGGAATACGTGCCGCAGAAAAAGCACTTCAAAAGGGCAATATCGATCCGAAAACAATTGATTTAATTATCTATATTGGGGAGGAACATAAGGAGTATCCTTTATGGACTGCTGCCATTAAAATGCAAGAGGAATTAGGGGCTTATCATGCCTGGGGCTTTGATGTTGCATTACGATGTGGAACTACAATCATGGCGATGAAAGTGGCAAAAAGTATGATGGAATCGGATTCCTCTATCAATACCGTTTTACTAGCTGGAGGCTATCGGAATAGTGATTTCATTGATTATACAAACGAACGCACACGTTTCATGTTTAACTTAGGAGCAGGTGGAGCAGCGATGATCTTGAAAAAAGATCATCCTGAAAACATTGTGTTAGAGTTCGATATACTGACGGATGGATCCTTCTCGGAAGATGTAGTCGTACCGGTAGGAGGAACAAAAGAACCCCTTACCTCCGAACATTTAGAAAAAGGATTATATCGATTAGATGTGTTAGATCCAGAAGGCATGAAAACAAGACTGGAACAAAAGTCAATGCAAAACTTTATAAACGTTATTCGAAATGCATTAATGAAAAGTGGTTACACAGAAAAAGAAATAGATTATTTAGCTATTCTTCATATGAAAAAATCGGCGCATGATTTCGTATTACATGAATTGGGCTTAACGGAAGAACAGTCCATTTATTTAAGCGACTATGGCCATATTGGACAGATGGATCAAATTATCTCATTAGAATTAGCCCAAGAAAACGGAAAATTAAAAGACGGAGATTTAACTATTTTAGTTAGTGCAGGAATCGGATACGCATGGGGAGCAGTAGCAATTCAATGGGGGAAACAGAAAGGGAGTGTTGGAATATGA
- a CDS encoding branched-chain amino acid ABC transporter permease: MKSAFQLKNGILLVLVVALAIFPFVSDSRTWTILLTQIFIFSILAMSYDILLGYTGIVSFGHAMFFGMGAYATAIMLNNFEASLGMFFLSIVVGMIIAGVISFLVGLLTLRLKSHFFAMLTMAVSGLFLVLAEKWRTLTHGNDGFTFRAPEFFKDRMMFYLLVLACLVLIFILLRRFVESPLGRVLIAVRENEQRTKSLGFQTLYYKVIASVIAGVVASLAGSLYAVSLRFVNTSVLTMDITLDALLMTIIGGVGTLIGPIIGAGVIELAQHYLSGLAKEHPIFERWIIFFGIVYILAVIFFPRGIVGTIRYAFWKRKNKSLKIDVPTPKRRELVK; encoded by the coding sequence ATGAAGTCAGCATTTCAACTTAAAAACGGTATACTGCTGGTACTAGTAGTTGCGCTTGCCATATTTCCATTTGTTTCAGATTCCCGAACATGGACAATTTTACTTACACAAATCTTCATTTTCTCCATTTTAGCAATGAGTTATGATATTTTACTTGGGTATACAGGGATCGTGTCATTTGGTCATGCCATGTTTTTTGGGATGGGTGCTTATGCGACAGCAATTATGCTTAATAATTTCGAAGCATCGTTAGGCATGTTTTTCTTATCCATTGTAGTCGGTATGATTATTGCAGGAGTGATTAGCTTTTTAGTCGGTTTACTTACATTAAGATTAAAGAGTCATTTCTTTGCCATGCTTACTATGGCTGTATCAGGACTGTTTTTAGTACTGGCAGAAAAATGGAGAACACTTACACATGGTAATGATGGTTTCACTTTTCGCGCTCCAGAGTTTTTTAAAGATCGCATGATGTTCTACTTACTTGTCCTTGCTTGCTTAGTGCTCATTTTCATTCTCTTACGTAGATTTGTGGAATCTCCACTAGGAAGAGTGCTCATTGCTGTACGTGAAAATGAACAACGAACTAAGTCATTAGGTTTTCAAACACTGTACTATAAAGTAATTGCTTCTGTCATTGCTGGAGTTGTTGCAAGTTTAGCAGGCTCTTTATATGCTGTTTCGTTACGTTTTGTAAACACAAGCGTACTGACAATGGACATTACACTGGATGCCCTCCTCATGACGATTATCGGAGGTGTTGGAACGCTAATAGGACCCATTATTGGCGCAGGTGTCATTGAACTGGCCCAACATTATTTATCGGGTCTCGCGAAAGAACATCCAATATTTGAACGATGGATTATTTTCTTTGGAATTGTATATATACTAGCTGTTATTTTCTTCCCAAGAGGGATTGTAGGGACTATTCGATATGCTTTTTGGAAACGAAAAAATAAAAGCCTGAAAATAGATGTTCCCACTCCTAAAAGAAGGGAGCTAGTAAAATGA
- a CDS encoding branched-chain amino acid ABC transporter permease gives MELIINLFINGLATGMLIFLLAAGLTLIFGLMSVLNFAHGGLFAWGAFSGVWFYGMTNSFTLGIIGAVLTGIVLGFITEKLIITPVYGNHVQQILITLGFMIVLSEMLKVVFGPNQIPAKTPPLLAGSWEIGDVIIIKYRLFIIIVGLVVFGIFQFILKRTKIGLTVRAGVMNKEMVQALGINIKKVFLYVFMAGAALAALSGVLMAPYSGVIYAEMGMEFAILAFIVVVIGGMGSFPGSLLAAILVGLAGSFMAYYVPALSLAVNMMLMAVVLIFRPQGLFTAKG, from the coding sequence ATGGAGCTAATTATTAATTTATTCATCAATGGTTTAGCAACAGGAATGCTTATTTTTCTACTTGCTGCGGGTTTAACCTTAATTTTCGGATTAATGAGTGTATTAAATTTTGCTCATGGCGGGCTGTTTGCGTGGGGAGCTTTTTCTGGTGTTTGGTTTTATGGAATGACAAATAGTTTTACTTTAGGGATTATCGGAGCCGTCTTAACCGGAATCGTGCTTGGATTTATAACAGAAAAACTGATTATAACTCCTGTTTATGGCAATCATGTGCAACAAATATTGATTACATTAGGCTTTATGATTGTATTATCTGAAATGTTAAAGGTGGTTTTCGGTCCAAATCAAATCCCTGCAAAAACGCCTCCTTTATTAGCTGGAAGCTGGGAAATTGGTGACGTTATTATTATAAAATATCGCTTATTTATCATTATTGTCGGGCTTGTTGTTTTTGGGATATTTCAGTTTATCTTAAAACGAACAAAAATTGGTTTAACTGTCCGCGCTGGTGTGATGAATAAAGAGATGGTGCAAGCTCTTGGTATTAATATTAAAAAAGTCTTCTTATATGTATTTATGGCAGGAGCAGCGCTTGCTGCACTAAGTGGCGTTTTAATGGCTCCTTATTCTGGTGTTATTTATGCAGAAATGGGAATGGAATTTGCTATTCTTGCCTTTATTGTGGTGGTTATTGGTGGTATGGGAAGTTTTCCTGGCTCTCTCCTTGCAGCAATTCTTGTTGGGCTAGCAGGCAGCTTTATGGCGTACTATGTTCCTGCACTATCACTTGCGGTCAATATGATGCTTATGGCAGTTGTATTAATTTTCCGTCCGCAAGGTTTGTTTACAGCGAAAGGATGA
- a CDS encoding ABC transporter ATP-binding protein, whose product MSTLLKVDNVHTYIGQYHILQGVSFKAKAGEVSVLLGRNGAGKTTTLKTIMGLTPATSGSITFNEKSITKNATHLIASNGIGYVPEDQGIFGALTVEENIKVAMRKEDDAAMARQEYVLELFPDLKKYWKKDGGHLSGGQKQMLSMARAFVNDSKLLLIDEPSKGLAPVIIEKVMEAIVEMKKQTTIILVEQNFMMASRIGDTYTLIDDGETVQSGHMSELVQNEELKRKYLGIG is encoded by the coding sequence ATGAGCACCTTGCTTAAGGTAGATAATGTGCACACTTATATAGGTCAATATCACATTTTACAAGGTGTTTCCTTCAAGGCGAAAGCTGGTGAAGTAAGTGTGTTATTAGGTAGAAACGGTGCGGGGAAAACAACTACGTTAAAAACGATCATGGGTTTAACGCCAGCGACCTCTGGTTCTATTACCTTTAATGAAAAGTCTATTACCAAAAACGCTACACATCTTATTGCATCTAACGGGATTGGGTACGTACCAGAGGATCAAGGGATTTTTGGGGCCTTGACGGTAGAAGAAAATATAAAAGTAGCGATGAGAAAAGAAGATGATGCAGCAATGGCAAGACAAGAATATGTGCTCGAGCTTTTTCCCGACTTAAAAAAGTATTGGAAAAAAGACGGTGGACATTTATCTGGTGGTCAAAAACAAATGTTATCCATGGCACGTGCCTTTGTTAACGATAGTAAATTGCTTTTAATAGACGAACCATCTAAAGGACTTGCACCGGTTATTATCGAAAAAGTAATGGAAGCTATAGTAGAAATGAAAAAGCAAACAACGATCATTCTTGTGGAACAAAACTTTATGATGGCTAGTAGAATCGGAGATACATATACACTTATCGATGATGGGGAAACCGTTCAATCTGGTCACATGAGCGAATTAGTACAAAACGAAGAGTTGAAACGTAAGTATTTAGGAATTGGGTAA
- a CDS encoding ABC transporter ATP-binding protein yields the protein MEPILKTENLTIKFGGQTAVDHVNFVMPEKHFKSIIGPNGAGKTTFFNLISGELKPTEGDVFFRGESMAKYSSVERTRKGLGRSFQITNVFPNLTVIENVRLAVQSKENIRYQMFRHFTAYKNLHIQAEALLEMVLLSSKANSFANQLSHGEKRKLEIAMLLALDTEVLLLDEPTAGMSLEEVPAILDVIKLIKQTGEKTILLIEHKMDMIMDLSDSIMVLFNGKLLADGTPKEIMDNETVQHAYLGGLYDEHLA from the coding sequence ATGGAACCTATACTAAAAACCGAGAATTTAACGATAAAGTTTGGCGGTCAAACTGCTGTAGATCACGTGAACTTTGTTATGCCCGAAAAGCATTTCAAATCCATTATTGGGCCAAATGGGGCTGGGAAGACGACATTTTTCAATTTAATAAGTGGGGAGCTAAAACCTACAGAGGGAGATGTTTTTTTTAGAGGAGAATCTATGGCTAAATATTCTTCCGTTGAGCGTACAAGAAAAGGACTAGGTAGGTCCTTTCAAATTACCAATGTATTTCCCAATCTTACGGTCATTGAAAATGTTCGATTAGCCGTTCAATCTAAAGAGAACATACGATATCAGATGTTTCGTCATTTCACCGCTTATAAGAATTTGCATATACAAGCAGAAGCTTTACTTGAAATGGTATTACTATCAAGTAAAGCCAATTCCTTTGCCAACCAACTATCGCACGGGGAAAAAAGAAAGCTTGAAATTGCCATGTTACTAGCGCTAGATACAGAAGTATTGTTGCTGGATGAACCTACTGCTGGAATGTCTTTAGAGGAAGTACCAGCCATTCTAGATGTTATTAAACTGATTAAACAAACAGGGGAAAAGACGATTTTATTGATCGAACACAAAATGGATATGATTATGGATTTATCTGATTCCATTATGGTGCTGTTTAATGGAAAATTACTTGCGGACGGTACCCCTAAAGAAATAATGGACAATGAAACTGTACAACATGCTTATTTAGGAGGGTTATACGATGAGCACCTTGCTTAA
- a CDS encoding substrate-binding domain-containing protein, whose product MTKKLGLLLTLLFVLIFSAACSEKAVTTPKEEEQTTEETTEETTPVSSEVTEEAGTIKIGVLASLTGALESYGKQTKNGFELGLEYATNGTMEVAGKKIEVVFEDTETKPEVAVQKATKLLEEDEVDFLVGSSSSGDTLAVLPLAEEYKKIMVVEPAVADSITGSEFNPYIFRTGRNSSQDAVAGAAAIAKPGVKIATFAPDYSFGWDGVAAFKTAAEKLGAEVVLEEFADPAATDFTSNLQKIIQEKPDYLFVIWAGANSPWNQIADLKLQEKGIKISTGAPDIPALSIMEPLVGMEGFSVYYHTLPKNKINDWLVDEHKKRFDGAVPDLFTPGGMSAAIAIVEALKKSEGNADGTELIKIMEGLSFETPKGKMTFRPEDHQALQTLYSIKLEKQDGVPYPVPVLIRELSPEETEPPILNNK is encoded by the coding sequence ATGACAAAAAAATTGGGATTACTGCTGACGCTTTTGTTTGTTTTGATTTTCAGTGCGGCTTGTAGTGAAAAAGCTGTAACTACACCGAAAGAGGAAGAGCAAACTACGGAAGAAACAACGGAAGAGACAACTCCTGTTTCAAGTGAAGTGACAGAAGAAGCAGGTACGATTAAAATCGGTGTGCTTGCATCTTTAACTGGAGCGCTAGAATCTTATGGAAAACAAACAAAAAATGGATTTGAATTAGGTCTTGAATACGCGACTAACGGAACAATGGAAGTCGCAGGTAAGAAAATTGAAGTTGTATTTGAAGATACTGAAACAAAACCAGAAGTTGCTGTACAAAAGGCAACTAAGTTACTAGAAGAAGATGAGGTTGATTTTCTAGTAGGTTCTTCGAGTTCAGGTGATACATTAGCTGTTCTTCCACTAGCGGAAGAGTATAAAAAGATTATGGTAGTTGAACCTGCTGTTGCAGATAGTATTACAGGTTCAGAATTTAATCCGTATATTTTTAGAACAGGACGTAACTCTTCACAAGATGCAGTAGCAGGTGCTGCGGCAATTGCAAAACCAGGAGTGAAAATTGCAACATTTGCACCAGATTATTCCTTTGGTTGGGACGGCGTAGCTGCATTTAAAACGGCTGCAGAAAAGTTAGGAGCAGAAGTGGTACTGGAGGAATTTGCTGATCCAGCAGCGACTGATTTCACATCTAATTTACAAAAAATCATCCAAGAAAAACCGGACTATCTATTTGTCATTTGGGCAGGAGCAAATTCTCCTTGGAACCAAATTGCAGACTTAAAATTGCAAGAAAAAGGGATCAAAATTTCTACAGGAGCACCTGATATTCCGGCACTTTCTATTATGGAGCCATTAGTTGGAATGGAAGGCTTCTCCGTCTATTATCATACGCTACCAAAAAATAAAATTAATGATTGGTTAGTAGACGAACATAAAAAACGTTTCGACGGTGCAGTGCCTGACTTATTCACTCCAGGTGGAATGTCAGCGGCTATTGCAATTGTAGAGGCACTGAAAAAATCAGAAGGTAATGCAGATGGAACGGAACTGATCAAAATAATGGAAGGTCTTTCATTTGAAACACCAAAAGGAAAAATGACTTTCCGACCAGAAGATCATCAAGCACTGCAAACCCTTTATTCCATAAAATTAGAAAAACAAGACGGGGTTCCTTATCCAGTACCAGTTCTAATTAGAGAGTTGTCCCCGGAAGAAACTGAACCACCGATTTTAAACAATAAGTAA